One window of Gloeothece citriformis PCC 7424 genomic DNA carries:
- a CDS encoding potassium channel family protein: MYLIIVGAGIVAQHLISLALDQGYRVGVIEKNQDLAQSILKKYDVDVFQGNIAEGGILDEAEADKANAIIATTEDDSVNLMAMLLGKEKGIKTLIAVIQENQHQKMFEHLGVQVIANPEKIIAQRLLSLVQQ; this comes from the coding sequence ATGTATCTTATTATTGTCGGAGCAGGAATTGTAGCTCAACACTTAATTTCCCTGGCTCTAGATCAAGGTTATCGAGTTGGGGTTATCGAAAAAAATCAAGATTTAGCGCAAAGCATCCTCAAAAAATATGATGTAGATGTATTTCAAGGGAACATTGCCGAAGGAGGTATTCTCGATGAAGCGGAAGCGGATAAAGCTAATGCAATCATCGCAACGACTGAAGATGATTCGGTTAATTTGATGGCGATGTTACTCGGAAAAGAAAAGGGAATAAAAACTTTAATCGCAGTGATTCAAGAAAATCAACATCAAAAGATGTTTGAACATTTAGGAGTCCAAGTTATTGCTAATCCAGAAAAAATTATTGCTCAAAGATTGTTGAGTTTGGTACAACAGTGA
- a CDS encoding membrane protein, with translation MPFVTSLFAVGLALIHLYCGKLRFLDEIPRSRWLSIAGGVSVAYVFVHILPDLSDRQTHLSDLKVLSFIEYHVYLMALLGLIVFYGLEKLVKSSRKPEKEIGKETTTNIKIYWLHITSFALYNGLIGYLLVHRETTGLESLIFFFVAMSLHFLVNDYGLRQDHRNTYHKSGRWILAGSIILGWIIGTGTKISEAGLSVFFSFLAGGVIFNVLKEELPEERESRFWAFFIGAIGYSVLLLSL, from the coding sequence ATGCCGTTTGTGACTTCCTTATTTGCTGTCGGTTTAGCCTTAATTCATTTATATTGTGGGAAATTAAGATTTTTAGATGAAATTCCTCGAAGTCGCTGGCTTTCAATCGCCGGCGGGGTATCAGTGGCTTATGTTTTTGTTCATATACTTCCGGATTTAAGTGATAGACAAACTCACTTAAGTGATCTCAAAGTTTTAAGTTTTATAGAATATCATGTTTATCTAATGGCTTTGTTAGGTTTAATCGTATTTTATGGATTAGAAAAATTGGTTAAATCTTCCCGAAAACCTGAAAAAGAAATAGGAAAAGAGACCACTACTAATATTAAGATTTATTGGTTACATATTACTTCTTTTGCTCTCTATAATGGATTAATTGGGTATTTATTGGTTCATCGGGAAACTACAGGGTTAGAGAGTTTAATTTTCTTTTTTGTTGCCATGAGTTTACATTTTTTAGTTAATGATTATGGCTTGCGACAAGATCACCGAAATACTTATCATAAAAGTGGACGTTGGATTTTAGCTGGCTCAATTATTTTAGGTTGGATAATTGGCACAGGAACAAAAATTTCTGAAGCCGGACTTAGTGTATTTTTTTCCTTTTTAGCCGGAGGAGTTATTTTTAATGTCTTAAAAGAAGAATTACCCGAAGAAAGAGAAAGCCGTTTTTGGGCTTTTTTTATAGGTGCTATTGGCTATTCTGTCTTATTACTTTCTCTCTAA
- a CDS encoding DoxX family protein: MISKPDTIKRKEILRAILAVSIIIVGITHFIRPDQYAKIVPPLFPNPVALVYISGFFEILGGIGLIIPFVSVAAAWGLIALFIAVFPANIYQAIYSIPIEGIPHHPLLYWVRLPFQAVLIAWAWWYTRKPEEQPGASEIAAKLRSLSYNE; the protein is encoded by the coding sequence ATGATATCTAAGCCAGACACAATTAAACGCAAGGAAATACTCAGAGCGATTTTAGCCGTCTCAATTATTATAGTCGGCATTACTCATTTTATCCGACCGGATCAATATGCAAAAATCGTTCCGCCTCTATTTCCTAACCCAGTTGCTTTAGTTTATATTAGTGGGTTTTTTGAAATTTTAGGAGGGATAGGATTAATTATTCCTTTCGTAAGTGTAGCAGCAGCATGGGGACTTATCGCCTTATTTATCGCAGTTTTTCCCGCTAATATTTATCAAGCTATTTATAGTATTCCCATTGAAGGTATTCCTCATCATCCCCTACTTTATTGGGTTAGACTTCCGTTTCAAGCCGTTTTAATTGCTTGGGCGTGGTGGTACACTCGCAAACCCGAAGAACAACCCGGTGCTAGTGAAATTGCTGCTAAATTAAGATCTTTAAGTTACAATGAATAA
- the uvsE gene encoding UV DNA damage repair endonuclease UvsE — MNNNIPGNLPKLGLVCITASKTIRFRTITSKRLLQFSISEQQTLLRDIYHDNLQRLHTAITFCLNEGIRLYRLSSGLFPFSDEPVGEEILTELAPSLEKIGHYALNSGIRLVLHPPQFVVLNSDRPEVIDNSIKILTAHSRMLDLLQLPQSPWSLMNIHGGKGDRREKLIEVIQNLPDSIRFRLTLENDEYTYSAASILEICQAAQIPMVFDAHHHIIHEHLDTYEDPSVAQMLALSRTTWKNPQWQLVHISNGEQFFNDPRHSDFITVMPSSYRDAPWIEVEAKQKELAIAKLRQDWLHPLSTVQSA, encoded by the coding sequence ATGAATAATAATATCCCTGGTAATTTACCCAAATTAGGGCTAGTCTGTATCACAGCCTCTAAAACGATTCGTTTCCGCACAATAACCAGCAAAAGATTATTACAATTTTCTATTTCTGAACAACAAACCTTATTAAGAGACATCTATCACGATAATCTACAACGCTTACATACTGCCATAACTTTTTGTCTTAACGAAGGAATTAGGTTATATAGACTGAGTTCCGGATTATTTCCCTTTTCCGATGAACCCGTAGGAGAAGAAATTTTAACAGAGTTAGCACCCTCATTGGAAAAAATAGGTCATTATGCTCTTAATTCTGGCATTCGTTTAGTGTTACATCCTCCCCAATTTGTGGTATTAAATTCCGATCGTCCCGAAGTTATTGACAATAGTATCAAAATTTTGACCGCTCATAGTCGAATGTTAGACTTATTACAATTACCCCAATCTCCTTGGTCATTAATGAATATACACGGAGGTAAAGGCGATCGGCGAGAAAAATTAATAGAAGTTATCCAAAATTTGCCGGACTCAATTCGATTCCGACTTACCCTAGAAAATGATGAATATACCTACAGCGCCGCTTCAATTTTAGAAATTTGCCAAGCCGCACAAATTCCGATGGTTTTTGATGCTCACCATCATATCATTCATGAACATTTAGACACTTATGAAGATCCCAGTGTTGCCCAAATGTTAGCACTTTCTCGCACAACTTGGAAAAATCCCCAATGGCAACTGGTTCATATTTCTAATGGGGAACAATTTTTTAATGATCCACGCCATAGCGATTTTATCACTGTTATGCCCAGTTCTTATCGAGATGCACCTTGGATTGAAGTAGAAGCAAAACAAAAAGAATTAGCTATTGCTAAACTACGTCAAGATTGGTTACACCCTCTATCAACCGTTCAATCAGCATAA
- a CDS encoding response regulator — protein sequence MMTLESINLSIFTEKEKQPKLKSKNNDLASPWKILIVDDEIAIHEMTKLALNDFTFKRKNLTFLSAYSVQDAKQMIKTHPDIVLMFLDVMMERDRTGLEVVEYIRKVLDNQLIRIVMRAGHANIMSEDIVSLNYDINDYKVKTALTIDKLSFVVLQGLKSYQQKAITQAKLL from the coding sequence ATGATGACACTTGAAAGTATCAATTTGAGTATTTTTACGGAAAAAGAAAAACAGCCAAAGCTTAAGAGCAAAAACAACGATTTAGCCTCTCCTTGGAAAATTTTAATCGTGGATGATGAAATTGCCATTCACGAAATGACTAAGTTAGCTTTAAATGATTTTACATTTAAGAGAAAAAACTTAACATTTCTCAGTGCTTATTCAGTGCAAGATGCAAAACAGATGATTAAAACCCATCCGGATATTGTCCTCATGTTTTTAGATGTGATGATGGAAAGGGATAGGACAGGATTAGAAGTGGTAGAGTATATCCGTAAAGTGCTAGATAATCAACTAATACGGATCGTTATGCGTGCGGGACACGCTAACATTATGTCTGAAGATATAGTCAGTCTGAATTATGATATTAATGATTATAAAGTTAAAACAGCATTAACTATAGATAAACTTTCATTTGTAGTCCTCCAAGGGTTAAAAAGCTATCAACAAAAAGCAATCACACAAGCTAAACTACTTTAA